Below is a genomic region from Bacteroidota bacterium.
ATAAATTACCCATAGGACAATGGATTACTATAGAGACATATGTCATTGAGGGAGGTGAAAACAATGGTAGATTTGTATTTGAAATTACAGATAGTCTAGGAAACAAAGAAACTATATTTGATATTACTGGTTATACTCAACACCCAGAAGACCCTTGTCCAAATGGTTTTAATCGATTTAACCCTATGAAACTATATACTTCAGAAGAAATTATTAGCTTTATGAACCAAAATGATAAAACACTCCAATTGTATTGGGATGATTTTGAACTATGGGTTAACAAAAAACCATAATCTAAAGGCACTATCTTCAAAGGAAGTATTATTCTATGATAAATAATCAAATTCTCTTTAAAACTAGTCATAAAGAAAAAATAATATTCACACTTATTATTACCATTACTCTAATTGTTGTGTTATTAGGATTAAAACCTGCTGGAATGCAACGGAATAGTTCAGTAGCACAAATTGTATTAAGCTCTTATCTGATTATAAACTATATTATTATTCACATTATATTTTTGTTCTTCCTTCCTAAACTTAGATTTTTTACAGAAAGGCTAAAAACATTAAAATACTTGATTTTCTACAATCTATTTCTATCAATTTCACTAATTATTACATCAATACTTATTGTTTACTTTCTACGCCCAATAGTTTATTCAAACCATACAGTTACTATTTTTTTCGCCATTTCCTCTGCTATTATTATTGTTAATTTCATTAGTTCCTTAATTGTTACTAAGTTCTTCATAAAAGAAACTTCTATCTCAAATATAAATTCTGTAATGATAATTCAAGATCATTCTAAAATTGTAAAGATTTTATTGAATGATTTTACTTTTGCAAAAGCCTGCGATAATTATATAGAAATATATACCATAAATTCTAAGCCTCATCTATTTCGCTTATC
It encodes:
- a CDS encoding LytTR family transcriptional regulator, with the protein product MINNQILFKTSHKEKIIFTLIITITLIVVLLGLKPAGMQRNSSVAQIVLSSYLIINYIIIHIIFLFFLPKLRFFTERLKTLKYLIFYNLFLSISLIITSILIVYFLRPIVYSNHTVTIFFAISSAIIIVNFISSLIVTKFFIKETSISNINSVMIIQDHSKIVKILLNDFTFAKACDNYIEIYTINSKPHLFRLSLKQFLEQNPLDQLYRCHKSYIINKKKITTITGNTKGYKAEINGTVLPVSRNKGVFLSNLLK